Below is a genomic region from Kribbella qitaiheensis.
GGCCGGGTGATCCGCGCGAGCCGGGCGGTCGCCTCCTCGTCGCGATACCGCTCAACCGGTACTGCGATGTCGTGGCGGAACCGGTCGAGCGTTCCGAGCAGACCCGGAGCGGCCCAGTCGAGGATCGACCACAACTCCGACAGCCGGTTCTCCACCGGCGTACCGGTCAGTGCCAGTCTGGTTGCTGCTGGCAATGTCCTGATGGCGCGAGCCGTTCTGGACAAGGGGTTCTTGGCATGCTGTGCCTCGTCGGCGACGGCCAGTCCCCAGAAGATCTCACCGAGCACCCGATGGTCCTGCCGAACGACCCCGTACGTCGTGAGCACCACTTCGTCGGCAGTCAGGTCGCTCAGGTTTCGCCCGCCGCCGTGATATCGCCGGGTCACCACGTCCGGCGCGAACTTCTGGAACTCCCGCTCCCAGGTGCCCAGCAGCGTGGACGGACAGACCACCAACGTCGGCCCGCGGCCGCGCTTGCTCAGCTGAAGATGCAGTGCGATCACCTGGATCGTCTTGCCCAGACCCATGTCGTCCGCGAGGCACCCGCCGAGCCCGAGGTCGGCCAGCTGCGCCATCCACGCGACGCCTCTCTTCTGGTAGTCGCGCAGTGTCGCCCGCAGCCCGATCGGCTGGTCCGCCTCGGTTGGCTCGCCTGCGGTCCGCAGCCGATCCACCATCGCGCGCAACGAGCCACCTGCGTCGAACGCGACCAGCTCACCGTCGACCTCGATCGTCCCCGTCAACGCCGCCCCGAGCGCCTCGGCGCCGGTCAGCTTCCGCGACCCACCACGCCGCAGCTTCCGCGCGAGATCCTGGTCGATCCGCACCCACCGGCCACGCATCCGGATCATCGGCCGCTTCGCCTCGGCCAACGCCGCGACCTCGGCCTCGGTCAGCTCTTGCCCGTCGAGCGTCGGCCGCCACTTGAACGCGAGCAGATCGTTGAGGCTGAAGTCCGGACCCGTCACGGCTCCGGGCGTTGGCGTGGCAACAGCACCTCGTACTGCGAGCTCGCCGGCGAACAACTCCGCCGGCCACAACACCTCGATCCCAGCACCGTCCAACGCCGCGCTGTCGCTGGCCAACTCGTCCAGCGCCTCGTCGTCGATCCCCACCGACTCCGGCGCGGCATCCTTCAACGCCGCGCCGAGGGGCGGCCAAACCCGCGCTCCACGCCGCAACGCCAGCAGGAGGTCGGTCTCGGCTCGTTCGCCAAGAGCAGCCAGCACGGCGGCCGGTGCGTTCCACACATCGGCCACATCCACGAGCAGGCTTGGATCGACACCGCTGCGAAGCTGCAGGACCGCCTTGAAGTCGTCGTCCTCCTCGGGCGGCTCAATACGCAGTACAAGTCGAGCGCCTGCCTCTTCGCTCAACGCCGTCTCGTCGAGCCACTC
It encodes:
- a CDS encoding DEAD/DEAH box helicase; this translates as MAVHGDLAAVGFEADGRVELVHLRAGGPRRVKVAAKLLSAREALEFLTRPASDTDSASHRAWRSAALAGIGLVARGRLVPDKGTTGIGAWRVGPLDPADRGWLKNLAASMPAEAYAVPVEGSRPLRLVDPEQLVRVFWDALADALVRTPAAGVAVREAARPFADVEPMPIAGPTEWLDETALSEEAGARLVLRIEPPEEDDDFKAVLQLRSGVDPSLLVDVADVWNAPAAVLAALGERAETDLLLALRRGARVWPPLGAALKDAAPESVGIDDEALDELASDSAALDGAGIEVLWPAELFAGELAVRGAVATPTPGAVTGPDFSLNDLLAFKWRPTLDGQELTEAEVAALAEAKRPMIRMRGRWVRIDQDLARKLRRGGSRKLTGAEALGAALTGTIEVDGELVAFDAGGSLRAMVDRLRTAGEPTEADQPIGLRATLRDYQKRGVAWMAQLADLGLGGCLADDMGLGKTIQVIALHLQLSKRGRGPTLVVCPSTLLGTWEREFQKFAPDVVTRRYHGGGRNLSDLTADEVVLTTYGVVRQDHRVLGEIFWGLAVADEAQHAKNPLSRTARAIRTLPAATRLALTGTPVENRLSELWSILDWAAPGLLGTLDRFRHDIAVPVERYRDEEATARLARITRPFLLRRKKTDPGIAPELPPKTEQDVIVPLTAEQATLYQAVAKETLAKIEEAEGIARRGLVLSLLTQLKQVCNHPAQFLHEPGPLPRRSGKLAALDELLDVILAEGESVLIFSQYVEMCRLIEAHLAARQVRTLFLHGGIGVRKREQLVEQFQAGEAPVFLLSLKAGGVGLTLTKATHVVHYDRWWNPAVEDQATDRAYRIGQDRPVQVHRLVTENTLEDRIATVIAAKRDLADAVVGSGEAWLSELSDTELTELVELSTTPAKSGAASAYNPSAVGKTA